In Silene latifolia isolate original U9 population chromosome X, ASM4854445v1, whole genome shotgun sequence, the following proteins share a genomic window:
- the LOC141622444 gene encoding ureide permease 2-like produces the protein MFLVESKAGAIACMLLSLLLLGTWPAILTLLERRGRLPQHTYLDYSITNFLAAVVIALTFGQIGDSKPNMPNFITQLSQDTWPCVLMAMLGGLFLSLGNVSIQYAWAFVGLSVAQVITSSIAVVIGTSLNYFLDDKINKASILFPGVACFLTAVLLGATVHSSNAADNVAKLRSFHENMNNTPDVPENSNEKGGKSEKDILEDIEVGDLNAEETKKAGTAESIIAVENQRAIKVVGKSRLVGLSITFFAGICFALFSPAFNLATNDQWHFLKKGVPHLVIYTAFFYFSLSFVVIAVALNVIFLYRPLLDLPKSSFKAYLKDGDGRAWAVFAGLLCGFGNGLQFIGGQAAGYAAADAVQALPLVSTFWGVIFFGEYRRSSKRTYIYLVSMLLMFSVAVALLLASAGHRKTASNGLLDGARHLQHSRRQSASFYAGGSFDM, from the exons ATGTTTTTGGTGGAGAGCAAAGCAGGAGCGATCGCCTGCATGCTATTATCCCTACTCCTTTTAGGGACATGGCCAGCGATTCTTACTCTTCTGGAGAGAAGAGGGAGGCTTCCTCAACATACCTACCTTGATTACTCCATTACAAATTTCCTGGCAGCTGTTGTCATTGCTCTTACATTTGGTCAAATTGGCGATAGCAAACCCAATATGCCCAATTTCATTACTCAGCTTTCTCAG GATACTTGGCCATGTGTTTTGATGGCGATGCTAGGAGGACTGTTCTTGAGCCTTGGCAATGTGTCGATACAGTACGCATGGGCATTTGTTGGGCTTTCAGTTGCACAAGTTATTACTTCAAGTATTGCTGTTGTTATAG GTACATCTTTGAACTACTTCTTggacgataagataaataaagcgAGCATTTTGTTCCCTGGAGTTGCATGCTTTCTCACTGCTGTGTTACTTGGAGCAACCGTTCACTCCTCTAACGCAGCTGATAATGTGGCTAAGCTTCGAAGCTTCCatgaaaatatgaataatacaccAGA TGTGCCAGAGAATTCAAATGAAAAGGGAGGCAAATCAGAAAAAG ATATCTTGGAGGACATTGAGGTCGGAGATTTGAACGCTGAGGAAACTAAAAAGGCTGGAACTGCAGAATCTATAATTGCAGTTGAAAACCAAAGGGCAATCAAG GTTGTTGGCAAGAGCAGATTGGTGGGCTTGAGCATAACATTTTTCGCTGGAATATGCTTTGCTCTCTTTTCGCCAGCATTTAACCTGGCGACAAATGACCAATGGCACTTTCTCAAGAAAGGAGTCCCTCATTTAGTTATTTATACGGCATTCTTCTACTTCTCACTCTCCTTTGTCGTCATAGCTGTCGCTTTGAATGTAATTTTCCTGTACCGTCCTCTTCTAGACTTACCTAAATCATCATTCAAGGCTTACCTAAAAGATGGAGATGGCAGAGCGTGGGCTGTGTTCGCAGGTTTGCTCTGTGGATTTGGAAATGGCCTTCAGTTTATTGGAGGTCAGGCTGCTGGTTATGCAGCTGCTGATGCAGTTCAG GCACTTCCGCTAGTGAGTACATTCTGGGGCGTAATCTTCTTTGGAGAGTACCGGAGGTCATCGAAAAGAACATATATCTACCTTGTAAGTATGCTGCTTATGTTCAGTGTGGCAGTAGCATTGTTGCTTGCATCAGCAGGCCACCGGAAAACCGCAAGCAACGGTTTGCTGGACGGTGCAAGGCATTTGCAACATTCGAGGAGACAATCTGCAAGTTTTTATGCCGGTGGCTCCTTCGATATGTAA